A window of the Brassica napus cultivar Da-Ae chromosome C5, Da-Ae, whole genome shotgun sequence genome harbors these coding sequences:
- the LOC106401290 gene encoding nuclear pore complex protein NUP155 — MSQDEEIVMRDVTNAGLCVGDRIGREAASQLDLEEALEASRYASHPYSTHPREWPPLIEVGDTWELPSVLIDRYNSAGGEGTALCGIFPEIRRAWASVDNSLFLWRFDKRDGQCPEYSGEEQAICAVGLAKCRPRVFVEAIQYLLVLATPVELVLVGVCCIEGPDGRDPYAEISVQPLPDYTISSDGVAMTCVACTNKGRIFMAGRDGHIYELLYTTGSGWHKRCRKVCLTAGVGSMISRWVVPNVFKFGAVDPVVEMVIDNERQILYARTEEMKLQAYVFGPNGEGPLKMVAEERNLLNQKDLSQGNRQSAAAGRANKPTIVSISPLSMLESKWLHLVASLSDGRRMYLSTSSSGSSFSGFNNHRQAPNCLKVVSTRPSPPLGAGVGLGFGAASLAGRTPNEDLSMKVDTAYYSVGTLVLSDSSPPAMSSLLVVSKDSSVHSQVGGTSGSSSRSSRALREVVSSLPIEGRMLFVADVLPSPDTAATIQSLYSELEYCGLEVSGESYEKACGKLWARGDLSTQHILPRRKIVVFTTMGMMELVFNRPVDILRRLLESNSPRSLLEDFFTRFGAGEAAAMCLMLAARIINFEDLISNIVADKAAEAFEDPRMVGMPQFDGSSGLSNTRTATGGFSMGQVVQEAEPIFSGAHEGLCLCTSRLLFPIWELSVMSKKPSSDSMSGDGLVVCRLSTSAMHMLESKIRSLEKFLRSRRNQRRGLYGYVAGLGGVTGSILYGTGTELGASERNMVRSLFGAYSNGGESANKRQRLPYSPAELAATEVRAMECIRQLLLRSAEALFLLQLLSQHHVARLVQGLDANLKQALVQLTFHQLVCSEEGDQIATRLISAVMEYYTGSDGRGTVDDISGRLREGCPSYFKESDYKFFLAVERLERAAVAVDAEEKESVAREAFSFLSKVPGSADLRTVCKRFEELRFYEAVVCLPLQKAQALDPDGDAFNDQIDASIREHALAQRKQCYEIIANALRSLASSMLDEASRRQYICQIVHLGVQSTDKAFREYLYTAMIELGLENELLEYGGPDLVPFLQNAGSPSASEVGAVSGSSPLGHSGTQISSNQAKYFDLLAKYYVSKRQHVLAAHVFLRLAERRAIVSGDNPTLEQRRQYLSHAVLQAKNASNSDGLAGSAQGGCDSGLLDLLEGKLAVLQFQIKIRDKLEAIASSFESSDAMQDSEPVLNGDSSDDSSLANAANEKALELSVELKSITQLYNEYAVPFELWEICLEMLYFANYSGDADSSIIRETWSRLMEQALSQGGIAEACSVLKRVGSHVYPGDGVVLPLDVLCLHLEKAALERSERNELVGDEDIARALLAACKGAAEPVLNAYDRLLSNVAIVPSPNLRIRLLGSVLVVLLEWAMSVLSDRMGSSPARSSLILGGSFAHENKAVVNQGVRDKIASAANRYMTEVRRLTLPPTMTEGVYAGFKKLDESLLSPFSF, encoded by the exons ATGTCGCAAGACGAGGAGATTGTGATGCGGGACGTGACGAACGCGGGACTCTGCGTCGGTGACCGCATTGGCCGAGAAGCCGCATCTCAGCTCGATCTAGAGGAAGCTCTAGAAGCTTCCAGATACGCTAGTCATCCGTACTCCACTCATCCCAGAGAG TGGCCACCGTTGATCGAAGTGGGTGACACGTGGGAGTTGCCTTCTGTACTTATTGATAGGTATAATTCGGCAGGTGGTGAAGGGACGGCCTTGTGTGGGATTTTTCCAGAGATTCGACGGGCTTGGGCGTCCGTTGACAACTCTCTCTTCTTGTGGCGTTTTGACAAAAG GGATGGGCAGTGTCCTGAGTATAGCGGGGAAGAGCAGGCTATTTGTGCGGTTGGATTAGCTAAATGTAGACCTCGAGTTTTTGTTGAAGCTATTCAGTATCTTTTGGTGTTAGCGACTCCTGTTGAG TTGGTTCTTGTTGGAGTTTGCTGCATTGAAGGACCTGATGGTAGAGATCCTTATGCTGAAATTTCAGTACAGCCTCTGCCTGACTATACAATATCATCAGATGGAGTAGCCATGACATGCGTTGCATGTACCAATAAAGGGCGGATTTTCATGGCTGGGCGTGATGGTCACATATATGAGCTTTTATATACAACTGGCTCAGGGTGGCATAAACGTTGCCGTAAGGTGTGCCTTACCGCAGGTGTTGGTAGTATGATCTCGAG GTGGGTTGTACCAAATGTATTCAAGTTTGGAGCTGTTGATCCTGTTGTGGAGATGGTAATTGATAATGAAAGGCAGATTTTATATGCCCGAACTGAAGAGATGAAACTTCAAGCATATGTCTTTGGCCCGAATGGGGAAGGCCCTCTCAAGATGGTTGCAGAAGAAAGGAATCTGTTAAACCAGAAGGACTTGAGCCAAGGAAATCGACAGTCAGCAGCGGCAGGTCGAGCTAACAAGCCAACTATAGTCAGCATTTCACCATTGTCCATGCTGGAATCCAAGTGGCTGCACCTTGTTGCTTCCTTATCAGATGGCAGGAGGATGTATCTCTCCACCTCTTCAAGTGGAAGTAGTTTCAGTGGGTTCAACAACCACCGCCAGGCTCCGAACTGTTTAAAAGTCGTTTCAACTAGGCCATCTCCTCCATTGGGGGCCGGTGTTGGGCTTGGTTTTGGAGCTGCATCTCTTGCTGGTAGAACTCCGAATGAGGATCTCTCCATGAAGGTTGACACAGCATATTATTCTGTTGGAACCCTTGTCCTTTCAGATTCATCGCCACCTGCTATGTCTTCTCTTCTGGTTGTTAGCAAAGATTCAAGCGTGCATTCTCAGGTTGGCGGCACTTCAGGGTCAAGTTCAAGGAGTTCTCGGGCGTTACGGGAAGTAGTCTCCTCTCTACCCATTGAAGGCCGTATGCTTTTTGTAGCAGATGTGCTCCCCTCTCCCGATACTGCTGCTACTATTCAATCATTATATTCAGAACTTGAATACTGTGGACTCGAAGTCTCGGGAGAGTCTTATGAAAAGGCTTGTGGAAAACTCTGGGCCAGAGGTGATTTATCGACCCAGCATATTTTGCCAAGGAGAAAGATTGTCGTTTTTACCACCATGGGTATGATGGAACTGGTCTTTAATAGGCCTGTTGATATCTTGAGAAGACTTCTAGAATCTAACTCTCCAAGGTCCCTTCTGGAAGATTTCTTCACTCGCTTTGGAGCAGGCGAAGCAGCTGCAATGTGCTTGATGTTGGCTGCTCGGATAATAAATTTTGAAGATTTAATTAGTAACATTGTTGCCGATAAAGCAGCTGAGGCTTTTGAGGATCCGAGAATGGTAGGAATGCCACAATTTGATGGCAGTAGTGGATTATCAAACACTAGAACAGCAACTGGAGGTTTCAGCATGGGCCAAGTTGTTCAAGAAGCTGAGCCCATTTTCTCAGGTGCTCACGAAGGGCTCTGCCTTTGTACATCAAGATTACTTTTTCCCATATGGGAACTTTCTGTGATGTCTAAAAAACCCAGTTCTGATAGCATGTCTGGGGACGGTCTGGTGGTTTGTCGACTTTCTACCAGTGCTATGCATATGCTGGAAAGCAAGATTCGATCGTTGGAGAAATTCTTAAGATCTAGAAGGAACCAGAGAAGGGGGCTTTATGGATATGTTGCTGGGCTAGGAGGTGTAACTGGCTCTATTTTGTATGGTACTGGTACAGAGTTGGGAGCAAGTGAAAGGAATATGGTTAGGAGCTTGTTTGGAGCCTACTCCAATGGAGGCGAATCAGCAAATAAAAGACAGCGCTTGCCATATAGTCCTGCTGAATTGGCTGCCACGGAG GTGAGGGCGATGGAGTGTATTAGGCAGTTGCTTCTCAGATCTGCAGAGGCCCTTTTCCTACTCCAACTTCTTTCTCAACATCATGTTGCTAGATTGGTTCAGGGCCTTGACGCAAACTTAAAGCAAGCTTTGGTTCAATTGACATTCCATCAGTTAGTTTGTTCTGAAGAGGGTGACCAAATTGCAACAAGGCTCATATCTGCCGTGATGGAG TATTATACTGGCTCTGATGGCAGGGGAACAGTCGACGATATTAGTGGGCGACTACGTGAAGGTTGCCCAAGCTATTTCAAGGAGTCGGATTACAAATTCTTCCTAGCTGTTGAACGCCTTGAAAGAGCTGCTGTGGCTGTAGATGCCGAGGAGAAAGAGAGTGTTGCTAGAGAGGCGTTCAGTTTCTTGAGTAAAGTCCCGGGATCTGCAGATCTCAGAACCGTCTGCAAACGTTTTGAGGAACtgag GTTCTATGAAGCTGTTGTCTGCTTGCCTTTACAGAAGGCCCAAGCCCTTGATCCTGATGGCGATGCTTTCAACGACCAAATTGATGCTTCCATTAGAGAGCATGCTCTTGCCCAGCGAAAACAGTGCTATGAAATTATTGCCAATGCCTTGCGATCTCTAGCTAGTTCCATGCTAGACGAGGCTTCACGTAGACAATATATATGCCAGATTGTTCATCTTGGTGTGCAATCAACTGACAAGGCATTCCGGGAGTACCTATACACGGCCATGATAGAACTGGGTCTTGAAAACGAGCTACTGGAGTACGGAGGTCCAGATTTGGTACCTTTTCTACAGAATGCTGGCAGTCCTTCTGCATCAGAG GTCGGAGCTGTTTCTGGATCATCTCCGCTGGGTCACTCAGGGACACAGATTTCATCAAATCAAGCAAAATACTTTGATCTACTTGCGAAATACTATGTGTCGAAGAGACAGCATGTGCTTGCTGCTCATGTGTTTCTACGGCTTGCAGAAAGACGCGCAATTGTTTCAGGGGATAATCCTACTCTTGAACAAAG GCGACAATACCTTAGTCACGCAGTTTTACAGGCCAAGAATGCAAGCAATAGTGATGGTCTAGCAGGTTCTGCTCAAGGTGGTTGTGACAGTGGGTTGCTTGATCTGCTTGAAGGCAAACTAGCAGTTCTTCAGTTCCAAATAAAAATCAGAGACAAACTTGAAGCTATTGCCTCCAGTTTTGAGTCCTCGGATGCCATGCAGGACTCTGAGCCAGTACTTAATGGTGATTCTAGTGATGATTCCAGCTTAGCAAATGCAGCAAATGAAAAGGCCTTGGAGCTCTCCGTGGAACTTAAAAGCATAACGCAGTTGTATAATGAATATGCTGTCCCGTTTGAGCTCTGGGAG ATCTGTCTGGAAATGCTCTACTTTGCCAACTATTCTGGGGATGCTGATTCAAGCATAATAAGAGAAACGTGGTCTAGACTCATGGAGCAAGCTCTTTCACAAGGCGGGATAGCTGAAGCCTGTTCAGTTCTCAAGAGAGTGGGATCTCATGTATATCCTGGCGATGGAGTTGTTTTACCGCTCGACGTTTTGTGCCTTCACCTCGAGAAAGCTGCACTC GAGAGATCAGAGAGGAATGAACTCGTAGGGGATGAAGACATAGCTCGAGCTCTACTAGCCGCCTGCAAAGGCGCAGCTGAACCTGTGCTCAACGCTTATGACCGTTTATTATCCAATGTAGCCATTGTACCATCTCCGAATCTAAGAATCCGTCTCCTTGGTTCGGTTCTGGTGGTGCTCCTGGAATGGGCAATGTCTGTATTGTCAGACAGAATGGGATCGAGTCCAGCCAGGTCTTCTCTGATACTAGGTGGTTCGTTTGCGCACGAGAACAAGGCTGTTGTTAACCAAGGGGTCCGTGATAAGATCGCAAGCGCCGCAAACAG GTACATGACAGAGGTTAGGAGACTGACTCTGCCACCGACGATGACGGAGGGAGTATACGCAGGTTTCAAAAAACTTGACGAGTCTCTTTTAAGTCCATTCTCCTTCTGA
- the LOC106400670 gene encoding nudix hydrolase 18, mitochondrial, with protein sequence MVCVVSRTGRQFQRYNKGRRQVVGCIPYRLKISTDGTISDEFEVLVISSQKGHALMFPKGGWELDESVEEAASRESLEEAGVIGNVERQLGKWDFLSKSRGTFYEGLMFPMLVKEELELWPEQHLRQRMWMKVDEAREACRDWWMKEALDVLIHRLSSSPSMKPMEEETKIPLISTC encoded by the exons atggtgtgCGTGGTTTCTCGTACTGGTCGTCAGTTCCAAAGGTACAACAAGGGACGCCGTCAAGTCGTAGG GTGTATTCCGTATAGACTCAAGATTTCGACAGATGGCACGATCAGCGACGAATTTGAAGTTTTGGTTATCTCATCACAGAAGGGTCATGCTCTAATGTTCCCAAAG GGTGGTTGGGAGCTTGACGAATCTGTAGAAGAAGCTGCTTCAAGAGAGTCTTTGGAAGAAGCTGGAGTTATTGGAAACGTTGAG AGACAACTTGGAAAATGGGATTTCTTGAGCAAAAGCAGAGGAACATTCTATGAAGGACTAATGTTCCCGATGCTTGTGAAAGAAGAGCTTGAGCTTTGGCCTGAACAACATCTTCGTCAAAGAATGTGGATGAAAGTAGATGAAGCAAGAGAAGCTTGTAGAGATTGGTGGATGAAGGAAGCTTTGGACGTTTTGATCCATAGGCTTTCTTCATCACCATCAATGAAGCCAATGGAAGAAGAAACGAAGATTCCATTGATCTCCACCTGCTGA
- the LOC106400667 gene encoding probable histone-arginine methyltransferase 1.3 isoform X1, producing the protein MSSLSRVGSESTSSSSRIGALRFNIQQNLIEDNVRAGAYYASVMENKLDFSGCVVLHVGAGSGVLALCAAQAGAKHVYLVEASEYALKLIDENPTLSELITVIEGNVEDVALPEKPDVLISEPLGMHFTHGFNERGLKSYVIARDRFISPNGKMLGKMFPSAGRIHIAPFTDEFLFTEMANKPVVDGFDKSLLVAHPMIHTIDFTQKKEGDFYVMDMPLLFISSTSTMVHGLALWFEVLLDGSVDKRWIKTSPRAPTTDCFRIRCVFPHAIDVVIGQSITGRARFEALTDQSYTIDITLTAEMFGRGGSKIGYQSYKSKFELCQAQQVTPLPPKDETEDDWYSQFQYGAEDNFHGFFIPWDLLQRFLSAEDAKSSMVVGILVGTEQHKVTHILLPPQWSRQGELHISDIPLEDMHLQGTTLIGYLRTEASCEITPPTAADVRFLSKHFGKEAIVGICSSRSTPPSMAFYKLTEEAFVATSWKLDEKTSVLFLVPRGGIWNYNTCVNNRWKNMPYRLRVSSLPKAYLGC; encoded by the exons ATGTCTTCTTTGTCGCGCGTTG GTTCTGAATCCACGTCTTCCTCTTCCCGCATTGGTGCGCTACGGTTCAATATTCAG CAAAACCTGATTGAAGATAATGTGAG GGCTGGTGCATACTACGCTAGTGTCATGGAGAATAAACTAGATTTTTCTGGTTGTGTTGTTCTCCATGTGGGGGCTGGAAGTGGCGTTCTAGCATTGTGCGCTGCCCAGGCCGGTGCAAAGCATGTGTATCTTGTCGAAGCTTCTGAATATGCCCTTAAGTTGATTGATGAAAATCCAACTCTCTCTGAACTGATCACT GTCATCGAAGGCAACGTTGAGGATGTTGCTTTACCTGAGAAACCGGATGTTCTTATCTCTGAACCATTGGGGATGCATTTCACACATG GCTTCAACGAGAGAGGGCTGAAATCTTATGTGATTGCTAGGGATCGCTTCATCTCCCCTAATGGCAAAATGTTAGGCAAAATGTTTCCCTCTGCGGGAAG GATTCACATTGCTCCTTTCACTGATGAGTTCTTATTCACTGAAATGGCAAATAAGCCTGTGGTGGATGGGTTTGACAAGAGCTTATTGGTGGCTCATCCAATGATTCATACTATTGATTTTACTCAGAAGAAG GAGGGAGATTTTTACGTGATGGATATGCCATTATTATTCATTTCTTCAACTTCCACGATGGTGCATGGCCTTGCTCTGTGGTTTGAAGTTCTTTTGGACGGGAG CGTGGACAAAAGATGGATAAAAACTTCTCCCAGGGCACCAACAACGGATTGTTTCCGTATTAGATGCGTTTTCCCCCACGCTATTGACGTCGTCATTGGTCAAAGCATAACTGGCAGAGCTCGTTTTGAGGCCCTTACTGATCAGAGTTACACCATAGATATAACGTTGacag CTGAAATGTTTGGTAGAGGTGGAAGTAAGATTGGATATCAGTCATACAAATCAAAGTTCGAACTTTGTCAAGCACAACAAGTGACACCGTTACCTCCGAAG GATGAGACAGAGGATGATTGGTATTCTCAATTCCAATATGGGGCCGAAGATAATTTTCATGGATTTTTCATACCCTGGGATTTGCTTCAAAGATTTCTATCTGCAGAAGATGCAAAGTCTTCGATGGTGGTGGGGATTTTAGTTGGAACTGAGCAACATAAGGTGACTCATATTCTGTTACCCCCGCAGTGGAGCAGACAAGGAGAGCTACACATTTCAGACATTCCCCTAGAGGACATGCATCTCCAAGGCACTACGTTAATTGGGTATCTGCGCACTGAGGCATCCTGCGAGATCACCCCACCAACAGCTGCTGATGTTCGATTCCTGTCCAAACACTTTGGTAAGGAAGCGATCGTTGGCATTTGCTCCAGCAGGTCCACCCCACCATCCATGGCTTTCTACAAACTCACGGAGGAGGCATTTGTGGCAACAAGCTGGAAGTTGGATGAAAAAACATCAGTCCTGTTCTTG GTTCCTCGTGGTGGTATTTGGAACTACAACACTTGTGTCAACAACCGCTGGAAGAACATGCCGTATAGGCTGCGGGTGTCGAGTCTTCCTAAAGCATACTTGGGGTGTTGA
- the LOC106400667 gene encoding probable histone-arginine methyltransferase 1.3 isoform X2: protein MSSLSRVGSESTSSSSRIGALRFNIQQNLIEDNVRAGAYYASVMENKLDFSGCVVLHVGAGSGVLALCAAQAGAKHVYLVEASEYALKLIDENPTLSELITVIEGNVEDVALPEKPDVLISEPLGMHFTHGFNERGLKSYVIARDRFISPNGKMLGKMFPSAGRIHIAPFTDEFLFTEMANKPVVDGFDKSLLVAHPMIHTIDFTQKKEGDFYVMDMPLLFISSTSTMVHGLALWFEVLLDGSVDKRWIKTSPRAPTTDCFRIRCVFPHAIDVVIGQSITGRARFEALTDQSYTIDITLTAEMFGRGGSKIGYQSYKSKFELCQAQQVTPLPPKDETEDDWYSQFQYGAEDNFHGFFIPWDLLQRFLSAEDAKSSMVVGILVGTEQHKVTHILLPPQWSRQGELHISDIPLEDMHLQGTTLIGYLRTEASCEITPPTAADVRFLSKHFGKEAIVGICSSRSTPPSMAFYKLTEEAFVATSWKLDEKTSVLFLVPRGGIWNYNTCVNNRWKNMPYRLRVSSLPKAYLGC from the exons ATGTCTTCTTTGTCGCGCGTTG GTTCTGAATCCACGTCTTCCTCTTCCCGCATTGGTGCGCTACGGTTCAATATTCAG CAAAACCTGATTGAAGATA ATGTGAGGGCTGGTGCATACTACGCTAGTGTCATGGAGAATAAACTAGATTTTTCTGGTTGTGTTGTTCTCCATGTGGGGGCTGGAAGTGGCGTTCTAGCATTGTGCGCTGCCCAGGCCGGTGCAAAGCATGTGTATCTTGTCGAAGCTTCTGAATATGCCCTTAAGTTGATTGATGAAAATCCAACTCTCTCTGAACTGATCACT GTCATCGAAGGCAACGTTGAGGATGTTGCTTTACCTGAGAAACCGGATGTTCTTATCTCTGAACCATTGGGGATGCATTTCACACATG GCTTCAACGAGAGAGGGCTGAAATCTTATGTGATTGCTAGGGATCGCTTCATCTCCCCTAATGGCAAAATGTTAGGCAAAATGTTTCCCTCTGCGGGAAG GATTCACATTGCTCCTTTCACTGATGAGTTCTTATTCACTGAAATGGCAAATAAGCCTGTGGTGGATGGGTTTGACAAGAGCTTATTGGTGGCTCATCCAATGATTCATACTATTGATTTTACTCAGAAGAAG GAGGGAGATTTTTACGTGATGGATATGCCATTATTATTCATTTCTTCAACTTCCACGATGGTGCATGGCCTTGCTCTGTGGTTTGAAGTTCTTTTGGACGGGAG CGTGGACAAAAGATGGATAAAAACTTCTCCCAGGGCACCAACAACGGATTGTTTCCGTATTAGATGCGTTTTCCCCCACGCTATTGACGTCGTCATTGGTCAAAGCATAACTGGCAGAGCTCGTTTTGAGGCCCTTACTGATCAGAGTTACACCATAGATATAACGTTGacag CTGAAATGTTTGGTAGAGGTGGAAGTAAGATTGGATATCAGTCATACAAATCAAAGTTCGAACTTTGTCAAGCACAACAAGTGACACCGTTACCTCCGAAG GATGAGACAGAGGATGATTGGTATTCTCAATTCCAATATGGGGCCGAAGATAATTTTCATGGATTTTTCATACCCTGGGATTTGCTTCAAAGATTTCTATCTGCAGAAGATGCAAAGTCTTCGATGGTGGTGGGGATTTTAGTTGGAACTGAGCAACATAAGGTGACTCATATTCTGTTACCCCCGCAGTGGAGCAGACAAGGAGAGCTACACATTTCAGACATTCCCCTAGAGGACATGCATCTCCAAGGCACTACGTTAATTGGGTATCTGCGCACTGAGGCATCCTGCGAGATCACCCCACCAACAGCTGCTGATGTTCGATTCCTGTCCAAACACTTTGGTAAGGAAGCGATCGTTGGCATTTGCTCCAGCAGGTCCACCCCACCATCCATGGCTTTCTACAAACTCACGGAGGAGGCATTTGTGGCAACAAGCTGGAAGTTGGATGAAAAAACATCAGTCCTGTTCTTG GTTCCTCGTGGTGGTATTTGGAACTACAACACTTGTGTCAACAACCGCTGGAAGAACATGCCGTATAGGCTGCGGGTGTCGAGTCTTCCTAAAGCATACTTGGGGTGTTGA